One window from the genome of Salvia splendens isolate huo1 chromosome 9, SspV2, whole genome shotgun sequence encodes:
- the LOC121747085 gene encoding T-complex protein 1 subunit theta-like yields MVGFSMQPYGIQSMLKEGHRHLSGLDEAVIKNIDACKQLAVITRTSLGPNGMNKMVINHLDKLFVTNDAATIVNELEVQHPAAKLLVLAGKAQQEEIGDGANLTVSFAGELLQNAEELIRMGLHPSEIIIGYTKAINKIIEILEEMVETGSENMNVRDKDEVITRMRSSVASKQFGQEEKLCSLIAEACIQVCPKNPANFNVDNVRVAKLLGGGLNNSLVTRGLVLKSDAVGTIKRMKNAKVAVFVGGVDTTATETKGTVLIHSADQLESYAKTEEAKVEELIKAVADSGAKVIVSGAAVGEMALHFCERYKLMVLKISSKFELRRFCRTTGAVALLKLSQPNPDDLGYVDSVSVEEIGGARVTIVKNEQGGNSISTVVLRGSTDSILDDLERAIDDGVNSYKAMCRDSRTVPGAAATEIELAKRLKEFSLKETGLDQYAIAKFAESFEMIPKTLAENAGLNAIEIISSLYAEHASGNTKVGIDLEEGACKDVSALKIWDLYITKFFALKYAADAACTVLRVDQIIMAKPAGGPRPPAQGAMDED; encoded by the exons ATGGTGGGTTTCTCGATGCAGCCGTACGGCATACAGTCCATGCTCAAAGAGGGCCATCGCCATCTCTCCGGCCTCGACGAAGCCGTCATCAAAAACATCGACGCTTGCAAGCAGCTTGCCGTCATCACTCGCACCTCCCTCGGCCCCAATg GTATGAATAAGATGGTTATCAATCATTTGGATAAGCTTTTTGTCACAAATGATGCTGCAACAATTGTAAATGAGCTGGAGGTTCAGCATCCTGCAGCCAAGCTTTTAGTTTTAGCTGGGAAAGCACAGCAAGAAGAAATTGGGGATGGAGCCAATTTGACTGTTTCTTTTGCTGGGGAACTTCTCCAAAATGCTGAAGAACTTATTAGGATGGGACTGCACCCAAGTGAGATCATCATTGGTTACACAAAGGCAATTAATAAG ATCATTGAGATACTCGAGGAAATGGTTGAAACAGGTTCAGAGAATATGAATGTGAGAGACAAAGATGAAGTAATTACACGAATGAGATCCTCAGTGGCCAGTAAGCAATTCGGGCAAGAGGAGAAATTATGCTCTCTCATTGCTGAG GCCTGTATACAAGTTTGTCCCAAGAACCCTGCAAATTTCAATGTGGATAACGTAAGAGTTGCAAAGCTATTGGGTGGAGGTTTGAATAATTCTTTAGTAACCAGAGGCTTGGTATTGAAAAGTGATGCTGTGGGAACTATTAAGAGAATGAAAAATGCCAAG GTTGCTGTTTTTGTCGGGGGTGTTGATACAACTGCAACTGAAACTAAAGGAACTGTTCTTATTCATAGCGCTGACCAG CTTGAGAGTTATGCAAAGACTGAAGAAGCTAAGGTCGAGGAGCTTATCAAAGCAGTTGCAGATTCAGGTGCAAAGGTCATTGTTAGTGGAGCAGCTGTTGGGGAAATGGCATTGCATTTCTGTGAGCGCTATAA GCTCATGGTGTTAAAGATCAGCTCTAAATTTGAACTACGACGATTTTGCCGCACCACTGGAGCAGTTGCTCTT TTAAAGCTAAGTCAGCCAAATCCTGATGATCTTGGATATGTTGATTCTGTTTCAGTGGAGGAGATAGGCGGGGCAAGA GTTACTATTGTAAAAAATGAGCAAGGAGGAAATTCTATTTCCACTGTTGTGCTGCGAGGGAGCACTGATAGCATATTGGATGATCTTGAAAGAGCGATCGATGATGGCGTGAATTCATACAAG GCAATGTGCAGGGATAGTCGGACAGTACCTGGAGCAGCAGCTACTGAGATTGAATTAGCTAAAAGACTGAAAGAATTTTCTTTGAAAGAAACAGG GTTGGATCAGTATGCAATAGCAAAATTTGCTGAAAGTTTTGAAATGATACCAAAGACATTAGCTGAAAATGCTGGGCTCAATGCTATTGAAATTATATCATCTTTGTATGCTGAGCATGCATCTGGTAACACCAAAGTGGGCATTGATTTGGAGGAAGGTGCCTGCAAGGATGTGTCTGCGTTAAAAATTTGGGATCTCTACATCACCAA ATTCTTTGCTCTAAAATATGCTGCAGATGCTGCCTGCACTGTCCTGCGGGTGGATCAG ATCATTATGGCGAAACCAGCCGGTGGCCCAAGGCCGCCTGCACAAGGAGCAATGGATGAAGATTAA
- the LOC121746494 gene encoding AT-rich interactive domain-containing protein 6-like isoform X1, with protein sequence MEDNREADQDAHGDVAASAEQQSQNVENQTLNDVEVDDNLIKPADGENSAGSLSQNAQPSSELQPEAKDDKCQEELNVEVAENGHGEADEEDEEGGRRQELMVITQDQKGELNENGAIMEIEGLQGDVMEELKTEPDTKASSRSFLLDADDVTGDESGTEEEQAAFMKELETFHRERCLDFKPPKFYQEPLNCLKLWRAVIRLGGYEQVTSLKLWRQVGESFKPPKTCTTVSWTFRGFYEKALLEYEKYKMRCGELPFTDASISDPAAGSQYMQVDQIHAPGSGRARRDAAARAMQGWHSQRLLGNGEVGDPIIKDKNPITTPKREKQLRNIGFLKRKGSSPVEHAVKVARTASKSQLEIMVVDVGVPADWVKVNVQRMKDCYEVYALVPGLLREEVRVQSDPAGRLVISGQPEQQDNPWGVTPFKKVVSLPTRIDPHQTSAVVTLHGQLFVRVPFEQSDM encoded by the exons ATGGAAGACAACAGAGAAGCCGACCAGGATGCACACGGCGACGTTGCTGCTTCGGCCGAACAGCAGTCCCAAAACGTTGAGAACCAAACACTGAATGATGTGGAAGTTGACGATAACCTAATTAAGCCCGCAGACGGGGAGAATTCTGCTGGAAGTTTGAGCCAGAACGCCCAACCTTCGTCAGAACTACAACCAGAAGCAAAGGATGATAAATGCCAAGAGGAATTGAACGTTGAGGTGGCAGAGAATGGACATGGGGAAGCGGACGAGGAAGACGAAGAGGGTGGGAGGCGACAAGAATTGATGGTTATCACCCAGGACCAAAAGGGGGAACTAAATGAAAATGGCGCCATCATGGAAATAGAAGGGTTACAGGGGGATGTTATGGAGGAGTTGAAGACCGAGCCTGATACTAAAGCTTCTTCCAGATCTTTCCTTTTAGATGCTGATGATGTTACAGGAGATGAATCTGGAACAGAGGAGGAGCAAGCTGCTTTTATGAAGGAACTTGAAACTTTCCATAGAGAAAGATGCCTGGACTTCAAGCCTCCCAAATTCTATCAAGAGCCTTTAAATTGCCTCAA GTTGTGGAGAGCAGTGATCAGACTCGGTGGTTATGAACAG GTCACTTCATTGAAGCTGTGGAGACAAGTTGGAGAATCCTTTAAACCCCCAAA GACTTGTACCACTGTGTCCTGGACGTTTCGAGGCTTTTATGAGAAG GCACTATTAGAATATGAAAAGTATAAAATGCGCTGTGGCGAGCTGCCTTTTACTGATGCTTCTATATCGGACCCTGCTGCTGGGAGTCAG TATATGCAGGTAGATCAAATTCATGCCCCAGGATCAGGTAGAGCAAGAAGGGATGCTGCGGCTCGTGCCATGCAGGGATGGCACTCTCAGCGTCTTCTTGGTAATGGTGAGGTTGGAGATCCCATCATTAAG GATAAGAATCCAATAACGACACCAAAGCGTGAAAAACAATTAAGGAATATTG GTTTCCTAAAGCGCAAGGGGTCATCTCCTGTTGAGCATGCTGTCAAAGTTGCACGCACGGCTTCAAAATCACA ATTGGAAATAATGGTGGTAGATGTTGGGGTTCCTGCTGATTGGGTGAAGGTGAATGTGCAGAGGATG AAAGACTGTTATGAAGTATATGCCTTAGTTCCTGGGCTTCTTCGAGAAGAG GTGCGTGTACAGTCTGATCCTGCAGGACGTTTAGTTATATCAGGGCAACCAGAGCAACAGGACAATCCTTGGGGTGTTACACCATTCAAAAAG GTGGTTAGCTTGCCTACTAGAATTGATCCGCATCAGACATCAGCTGTGGTGACTTTGCATGGGCAGCTATTTGTGCGCGTACCATTCGAGCAGTCAGATATGTAG
- the LOC121746494 gene encoding AT-rich interactive domain-containing protein 6-like isoform X2, whose product MEDNREADQDAHGDVAASAEQQSQNVENQTLNDVEVDDNLIKPADGENSAGSLSQNAQPSSELQPEAKDDKCQEELNVEVAENGHGEADEEDEEGGRRQELMVITQDQKGELNENGAIMEIEGLQGDVMEELKTEPDTKASSRSFLLDADDVTGDESGTEEEQAAFMKELETFHRERCLDFKPPKFYQEPLNCLKLWRAVIRLGGYEQVTSLKLWRQVGESFKPPKTCTTVSWTFRGFYEKALLEYEKYKMRCGELPFTDASISDPAAGSQVDQIHAPGSGRARRDAAARAMQGWHSQRLLGNGEVGDPIIKDKNPITTPKREKQLRNIGFLKRKGSSPVEHAVKVARTASKSQLEIMVVDVGVPADWVKVNVQRMKDCYEVYALVPGLLREEVRVQSDPAGRLVISGQPEQQDNPWGVTPFKKVVSLPTRIDPHQTSAVVTLHGQLFVRVPFEQSDM is encoded by the exons ATGGAAGACAACAGAGAAGCCGACCAGGATGCACACGGCGACGTTGCTGCTTCGGCCGAACAGCAGTCCCAAAACGTTGAGAACCAAACACTGAATGATGTGGAAGTTGACGATAACCTAATTAAGCCCGCAGACGGGGAGAATTCTGCTGGAAGTTTGAGCCAGAACGCCCAACCTTCGTCAGAACTACAACCAGAAGCAAAGGATGATAAATGCCAAGAGGAATTGAACGTTGAGGTGGCAGAGAATGGACATGGGGAAGCGGACGAGGAAGACGAAGAGGGTGGGAGGCGACAAGAATTGATGGTTATCACCCAGGACCAAAAGGGGGAACTAAATGAAAATGGCGCCATCATGGAAATAGAAGGGTTACAGGGGGATGTTATGGAGGAGTTGAAGACCGAGCCTGATACTAAAGCTTCTTCCAGATCTTTCCTTTTAGATGCTGATGATGTTACAGGAGATGAATCTGGAACAGAGGAGGAGCAAGCTGCTTTTATGAAGGAACTTGAAACTTTCCATAGAGAAAGATGCCTGGACTTCAAGCCTCCCAAATTCTATCAAGAGCCTTTAAATTGCCTCAA GTTGTGGAGAGCAGTGATCAGACTCGGTGGTTATGAACAG GTCACTTCATTGAAGCTGTGGAGACAAGTTGGAGAATCCTTTAAACCCCCAAA GACTTGTACCACTGTGTCCTGGACGTTTCGAGGCTTTTATGAGAAG GCACTATTAGAATATGAAAAGTATAAAATGCGCTGTGGCGAGCTGCCTTTTACTGATGCTTCTATATCGGACCCTGCTGCTGGGAGTCAG GTAGATCAAATTCATGCCCCAGGATCAGGTAGAGCAAGAAGGGATGCTGCGGCTCGTGCCATGCAGGGATGGCACTCTCAGCGTCTTCTTGGTAATGGTGAGGTTGGAGATCCCATCATTAAG GATAAGAATCCAATAACGACACCAAAGCGTGAAAAACAATTAAGGAATATTG GTTTCCTAAAGCGCAAGGGGTCATCTCCTGTTGAGCATGCTGTCAAAGTTGCACGCACGGCTTCAAAATCACA ATTGGAAATAATGGTGGTAGATGTTGGGGTTCCTGCTGATTGGGTGAAGGTGAATGTGCAGAGGATG AAAGACTGTTATGAAGTATATGCCTTAGTTCCTGGGCTTCTTCGAGAAGAG GTGCGTGTACAGTCTGATCCTGCAGGACGTTTAGTTATATCAGGGCAACCAGAGCAACAGGACAATCCTTGGGGTGTTACACCATTCAAAAAG GTGGTTAGCTTGCCTACTAGAATTGATCCGCATCAGACATCAGCTGTGGTGACTTTGCATGGGCAGCTATTTGTGCGCGTACCATTCGAGCAGTCAGATATGTAG
- the LOC121748611 gene encoding glucan endo-1,3-beta-glucosidase 8-like, producing the protein MSRSIVVIGLWWCLVVLVLRAEGLGVNWGTMANHKLPPKTVVQLLKDNGITKVKLFDADQSTMSALAGSGIEVMIAIPNAELSAMNNYNRAKEWVRRNVTRYNFQGGVTIKYVAVGNEPFLTSYNNSFLNTTFPALANIQNALNEAGVGDSIKATVPLNADVYGSPESNPVPSAGRFRPDILPQMTQIVQFLGKNKAPFTINIYPFLSLYANEHFPVDYAFFDGVSNPIADNGIQYTNVFDANFDTLVSSLRAVGLGDMEIIVGEVGWPTDGDRNANINYALRFYRGLLPRLAGNKGTPLRPGYIEVYLFGLLDEDIKSVAPGNFERHWGIFKYDGQPKFPMDLSGQLQDKYLIGAQDVNYLPKRWCMLKPDAKDFTKLGENINFACTFADCTPLGYGSSCNTVDANGNASYAFNMYFQAQGQKDTACGFQGLAMVTDQNISQGNCNFMIQIATTSSSTRFAQFFGATLFLLFFSLL; encoded by the exons ATGTCAAGATCAATAGTGGTAATAGGATTGTGGTGGTGCTTGGTGGTATTGGTGTTGAGGGCTGAGGGGCTTGGTGTGAACTGGGGCACGATGGCAAACCACAAGCTGCCACCGAAAACGGTGGTGCAGCTGCTCAAAGACAACGGGATCACCAAGGTTAAGCTCTTCGACGCCGATCAGTCCACCATGAGCGCCCTCGCCGGCTCCGGCATCGAAGTCATGATCGCTATCCCTAATGCCGAACTCTCCGCCATGAACAACTACAATCGAGCTAAGGAGTGGGTCCGCCGCAACGTCACCCGCTACAATTTCCAAGGCGGTGTTACCATCAA ATATGTTGCAGTTGGGAATGAGCCTTTCCTTACATCCTACAACAACTCCTTTCTCAACACCACATTCCCAGCTCTTGCAAACATTCAGAATGCCCTCAATGAAGCTGGCGTAGGAGACTCCATTAAAGCCACCGTGCCTCTGAATGCTGACGTTTACGGCTCCCCAGAGAGCAACCCTGTCCCGTCTGCTGGGAGGTTTCGCCCGGATATCCTGCCTCAGATGACTCAGATTGTCCAGTTCTTAGGCAAGAACAAGGCGCCCTTCACGATAAACATCTATCCTTTCTTGAGTCTCTACGCCAACGAACACTTCCCTGTTGATTACGCCTTCTTTGATGGGGTGAGCAATCCCATTGCTGATAATGGCATCCAGTACACCAATGTGTTTGATGCCAATTTCGACACGTTGGTTTCATCCCTGAGAGCAGTGGGACTTGGCGACATGGAGATCATCGTCGGGGAGGTGGGTTGGCCAACGGATGGAGACAGGAATGCCAACATAAACTACGCTTTGAGGTTCTACAGAGGCCTCCTACCACGCCTTGCAGGCAACAAAGGAACCCCTCTTCGCCCTGGTTACATTGAGGTTTACTTGTTCGGCCTTCTTGATGAGGACATCAAGAGTGTGGCTCCGGGTAACTTTGAGCGCCATTGGGGAATCTTCAAGTACGATGGACAGCCCAAGTTCCCAATGGACTTATCCGGACAACTACAAGACAAGTATCTCATTGGTGCGCAAGATGTAAACTATCTCCCTAAGAGATGGTGCATGCTTAAACCGGATGCCAAGGATTTCACCAAACTCGGAGAAAACATCAACTTTGCTTGTACCTTTGCCGACTGCACCCCTCTTGGTTATGGTTCTTCCTGCAACACCGTAGACGCCAACGGAAACGCATCATATGCTTTCAATATGTACTTCCAGGCCCAGGGTCAGAAAGATACCGCATGCGGTTTCCAGGGGCTCGCCATGGTGACTGATCAGAACATATCTCAAGGAAACTGCAATTTCATGATTCAGATAGCTACTACGTCATCTTCCACGCGATTCGCACAGTTTTTCGGAGCCACCTTATTTTTGCTCTTCTTCTCGCTCTTGTAG